The genomic stretch TATGCTTTTAACACTTTAATTTAAGCGAAAACTATTTATTTTTCGTATATTTAAATTTTATAATTTATCAGAATGACGGACTTTCCGAATATGAAACAAAGCTTATTTTTCTTTACAATAATCTTACTTATAAATTCATCATCTTTTGCTACCCAAGCCGCTGAATACCCGTTCCCTGAAGAATTGTTGGGCGTCCATCCCAAAGGTGGTTTGCTTTACAACGGCTATAATGCAAATTTTCAGAGTTTCGAAGGAGCCGTTGATTGCGGAATATTCGAAACCGGAAACGGACTCGGCTGGTCTGGAGGCCTATTTTTGGAAAAATACATCGGAAATGATTTCTTCGTTGGATTAGGAGTAGCATATACAGACCGTTCCGGGGAATTGACTGTCGAGAACAGATTCCCTTCTCGAGACCTAAGCACCAATCAAATCGTTACAATTACCACTGAAAATTTCATTACGACTTCGCTTTCTTATATCGAATTTCAACCTGAATTCCGTTGGATTGCACTCGATAAATTGATTAACGGACCCTTGAGAACTCTTGCAGCATTGAGATTTTACATACCGATGACAAAGACATTCGAACAAAAGGAAAGAATCGTATCGCCCGACAATGCTGTATTTATAAATGCAGGGGATGTCCGAACTCAGCAAAGAGACATTTCCGGAGGTGAGATGACAAGTATATCCGGATTTGGAATGGGATTGACATTTGGGGTTGAGAATATGCTCAAAATCAGCGATAAAAATTTCCTGACTCAACAATTATCATTCGATTATAATTTTGGAAACGTCACAAATGATGCTGAGTGGTCAATTTGGGCTGTAAGATTTGAGGTTGGATTAAGATTCTCGGTATTCGATGCTGAAGAAGAAGAAATTGAATATATCCCAATTGAAGAAGAAGAAGAACCCGAACTTGAAATTATTGTCGAAGAAAAGCCTAAACCACCCACATTGGATTTAACCATAACATCAGTTAGGGATATGAAGTTGAACGTTGGTGAGGAGCTTTTGGCAACAGTCCCAATAGTAAATGCAGTATTTTTTGACAGAAATTCATACGAAATTCCAGATTTTTATTCTACCCAAGCTTTGCAAGATGATAATTTCTTCAAAGGAGACCCGGTTGAAAGTCATAAATTCATTATCCCGAAAATTGCTTATTTGATGCAAAAAAATCCCGATGCTACGATTATTATCGAATCAGCAACATCCGGAGCTGAAAATGAACCGGCAGGTTTGGAATTGGCAAACCAAAGAGCGTCAGAGATTAAAAAAGCCTTCCTCGATTTGGGTATAGCAGAACGAAAAATCAAAATTCAAGCTCGTTTAGCTCCGAGATATATTTCTAATCAGGATTTCCCCGAAGGCGTTATTGAAAATCAAAGGGCTGATATTTTGCTTCTTAACGCACCATTGCAAGAGTTTGTGGACATCAGAACCTACTCAGAATTGCACGGTAATATTGATGTAAATGTAGATTTTGCAAATTTACCACCGACGGACAATGTATCAATTTTCAATGATATAGCAGATACAATATTTGCGGCTCCTCGCTCCGGTAAATATGAAATTAAAGTTAAACAACGTGTTGATGTAGCAAATCAAAACATATTGCCAATCAACACTACAGCAAGAGCCGGAAAATTATCGAAGACTGAAACTTCGGAAGTAGATTTGAGTTCACTCCCTGTAGAAAATAAAGAATTGACTTTGGATAATTTCGAAGCTGTGCTCAGATTCAACTACAACAGTAATGAATT from Candidatus Kapaibacterium sp. encodes the following:
- a CDS encoding OmpA family protein: MKQSLFFFTIILLINSSSFATQAAEYPFPEELLGVHPKGGLLYNGYNANFQSFEGAVDCGIFETGNGLGWSGGLFLEKYIGNDFFVGLGVAYTDRSGELTVENRFPSRDLSTNQIVTITTENFITTSLSYIEFQPEFRWIALDKLINGPLRTLAALRFYIPMTKTFEQKERIVSPDNAVFINAGDVRTQQRDISGGEMTSISGFGMGLTFGVENMLKISDKNFLTQQLSFDYNFGNVTNDAEWSIWAVRFEVGLRFSVFDAEEEEIEYIPIEEEEEPELEIIVEEKPKPPTLDLTITSVRDMKLNVGEELLATVPIVNAVFFDRNSYEIPDFYSTQALQDDNFFKGDPVESHKFIIPKIAYLMQKNPDATIIIESATSGAENEPAGLELANQRASEIKKAFLDLGIAERKIKIQARLAPRYISNQDFPEGVIENQRADILLLNAPLQEFVDIRTYSELHGNIDVNVDFANLPPTDNVSIFNDIADTIFAAPRSGKYEIKVKQRVDVANQNILPINTTARAGKLSKTETSEVDLSSLPVENKELTLDNFEAVLRFNYNSNELSDDTKALLKQLTEKLPTGATIYIIGSTDILGTTERNIELANERAASTENYLKSVAGNKFTITTSIATTDKFSDETPQGRFLNRSIKIRVKK